One part of the Deltaproteobacteria bacterium genome encodes these proteins:
- a CDS encoding diguanylate cyclase, which translates to MTNQPPPSCGIQTLRREHIVRHEALLRDGFAAFVPHTSTSLHFPRAVSEGFLDRDGSPRAPILEGEVLHIPLAVGRRLMAVMALDGVQPDRARPILPVLPALADLLLERVALIRQAQTDPLTGLTNAHYFQELVAGEIRHILDCILPGSAAGTDCSMSGFSASFALLAVNLNRFRPLNTTYGHAFGDRILAGVAESLLTCIPVQATPARLEKDTFTVLWPQASPGKALVLAEEIRENIGRLRIEYPLSGEPVTVSASIGVTCYPQDLTGRQLRHPVREQTRSILYKACRTVAAARAQSGSGVLAFPRILTEGGLILETLPLGRLVVNLGRSVDVREGQRFLVWSSAGGTDTELIRDGQNRVVGRYPSMPKAEISIIEVQDEISIAELLTLTDPSWPVGPGDHLTLQDEHETGFPAVCEDTARILLPGRDTLTGLFTYRGFLEKWTRSRERTETCTLMLVRLDNPALDPRLQQPSALEGLVESLHRLAVEIYGKGLLGGRYCQDGMILFVPAELRKVSNLARDFVFAASERHQAGLTIGCAGFPFLSFARSDLVENVRKALEHAFLLEAPRIAAFDSTTLTISADRYFARGDLFLAMEEYKLALAANEDNILAANSLGICLARLGRLSEARSRFAGILGRDAENLMALYNLGCTCLRLGDLEEAQLSFRRCLNLDPRHIYAILRLGQMAEQGGDTVLAESHYRRAGELDERVAHRHLGRLALKEGKTEKARSHLHAAVVANPMDAASLHLLARIYLDRGDDPEMAESFARQSVYLNPGKVAYWDELARSLDTQGRTGEAAQARSRADSLG; encoded by the coding sequence ATGACCAATCAGCCACCGCCCTCATGCGGCATCCAGACTCTGCGCCGGGAGCATATCGTCCGGCACGAGGCTCTCCTCCGCGACGGATTCGCTGCCTTCGTCCCCCACACATCGACGTCTCTCCACTTCCCCAGGGCGGTTTCTGAAGGCTTTCTCGACCGGGACGGATCACCCCGGGCGCCCATCCTCGAAGGCGAAGTCCTTCACATCCCCCTTGCGGTCGGTCGCCGACTCATGGCCGTCATGGCCCTCGACGGCGTCCAGCCCGACCGGGCAAGGCCTATCCTGCCCGTTCTTCCGGCCTTGGCCGACCTTCTCCTGGAACGCGTCGCCCTCATCCGCCAGGCCCAGACCGATCCCCTGACCGGTCTGACCAACGCCCATTACTTCCAGGAACTCGTCGCCGGGGAAATCAGGCACATTCTGGACTGCATCCTGCCAGGATCCGCAGCGGGAACCGATTGTTCCATGTCCGGATTCAGCGCATCCTTCGCCCTTCTGGCAGTGAACCTCAACCGCTTTCGCCCCCTGAACACCACCTACGGGCACGCATTCGGCGACAGAATTCTGGCCGGCGTCGCCGAATCCCTTCTGACCTGCATCCCGGTCCAGGCCACCCCAGCCCGCTTGGAAAAAGACACATTCACTGTCCTCTGGCCTCAGGCGTCCCCGGGCAAGGCTTTGGTCCTGGCCGAAGAGATCCGGGAAAACATTGGTCGTTTGCGCATCGAATATCCCTTGTCCGGCGAACCTGTCACCGTCTCGGCCAGCATCGGGGTGACCTGCTATCCCCAGGATCTCACCGGCAGACAGCTCAGGCATCCCGTTCGGGAGCAGACTCGGTCGATTCTGTACAAGGCTTGTCGGACCGTCGCCGCGGCCAGGGCTCAAAGCGGATCCGGTGTCCTGGCCTTTCCCCGCATCCTGACTGAAGGCGGCCTCATCCTTGAAACACTGCCTCTTGGCCGACTCGTCGTCAACCTCGGACGCAGCGTGGATGTTCGAGAGGGTCAACGATTCCTGGTCTGGTCCTCGGCCGGTGGCACCGACACCGAACTCATCCGCGACGGTCAAAACCGGGTTGTGGGCCGCTACCCGTCCATGCCCAAGGCCGAGATCTCGATTATCGAGGTTCAGGACGAAATCTCCATTGCCGAACTCTTGACCTTGACCGACCCCTCCTGGCCTGTGGGCCCGGGTGACCACCTGACCCTCCAGGACGAGCATGAGACCGGTTTTCCTGCCGTATGCGAAGACACCGCCCGAATCCTCCTGCCTGGAAGAGACACCCTGACCGGCCTGTTCACGTATCGTGGTTTTCTGGAAAAATGGACCCGTTCCCGGGAAAGGACAGAGACCTGCACTTTGATGCTGGTCCGCCTCGATAACCCTGCACTGGACCCCCGCCTCCAGCAGCCATCGGCCCTGGAAGGCCTTGTAGAGTCACTCCACCGGTTGGCCGTGGAAATATACGGCAAGGGCCTTCTTGGAGGCCGGTATTGTCAGGACGGGATGATCCTTTTCGTTCCTGCGGAGCTCCGAAAGGTCTCCAATCTGGCACGGGACTTTGTCTTTGCCGCTTCTGAACGTCATCAGGCCGGGCTGACGATCGGTTGCGCTGGATTCCCTTTTTTGTCCTTCGCACGCTCGGATCTGGTCGAGAACGTCCGCAAGGCCTTGGAGCACGCATTCCTTCTCGAAGCTCCCCGCATAGCCGCGTTCGACAGTACCACTCTGACCATCAGTGCCGACCGCTATTTCGCCCGGGGAGACCTGTTCCTGGCCATGGAGGAATACAAGTTGGCCCTGGCCGCCAACGAAGACAATATCCTGGCCGCCAACTCACTGGGGATCTGTCTGGCCCGTCTGGGGCGCCTTTCCGAAGCCAGATCCCGATTCGCCGGTATTCTCGGTCGCGATGCCGAGAACCTCATGGCCCTCTACAACCTCGGATGCACCTGCCTTCGTCTCGGAGATCTGGAGGAGGCCCAACTCTCGTTTCGCCGATGCCTAAACCTTGATCCGCGGCATATCTACGCCATTCTCCGCCTCGGTCAGATGGCCGAACAGGGCGGTGACACCGTTTTGGCAGAAAGTCACTACAGGCGGGCCGGAGAGCTTGACGAACGCGTGGCCCATCGCCATCTCGGACGCTTGGCCCTAAAGGAGGGAAAAACAGAAAAGGCCCGATCTCACCTGCATGCCGCGGTGGTGGCCAACCCCATGGATGCGGCTTCACTGCACCTTTTGGCCCGCATCTATCTCGACCGTGGTGACGATCCTGAAATGGCCGAATCCTTTGCCCGGCAAAGCGTGTATCTGAATCCGGGGAAGGTTGCCTATTGGGACGAGCTGGCCCGAAGTCTCGATACCCAGGGCCGGACCGGCGAAGCGGCTCAGGCCCGATCCAGAGCTGACAGTCTCGGATAG
- the thrC gene encoding threonine synthase, with protein MSGADVFPEYRGSMEYECLSCGRSFPVDRLLYTCPDCRGVMLLIDRSGKTLKETTGSAWRNLFDARCATRTTALRGVFRYYELMAPVLEEEDIVYLGEGHTPVVEASRKLRDLIGQPMAFKNDGQNPSASFKDRGMACAFSYLKHLIRQHGWDHVIAICASTGDTSAAAALYASYVGEPIRTVVILPQGKVTAQQMAQPLGHGAMVLEVPGVFDDCMKVVEHLADSYRVALLNSKNAWRILGQESYAYEIAQWYRWDLRGQAIFVPIGNAGNITAILNGFLKLADLGIIDRLPRIFGVQSSHADPVFRYYNADPAIRAWAPVQVRPSVAQAAMIGNPVSFPRVRALVDRYVRLAGEDFFHVVQVEEQAIMEAMLTANAHGHIACTQGGECLAGLIRARELGLLERDEHAILDATAHMLKFIGFQNQYMENGFPAEYEITPDTGRTNAPSLVIDPKEKDTLDPETFTLTAASNVASRLGLAKR; from the coding sequence ATGTCCGGAGCCGATGTTTTTCCCGAATACCGAGGTTCCATGGAGTACGAATGCCTGTCGTGCGGACGGTCCTTCCCCGTAGACAGGCTTTTGTACACCTGCCCTGATTGCCGCGGCGTCATGCTGCTGATCGACAGGTCCGGAAAAACCCTGAAGGAAACCACAGGATCTGCCTGGAGAAATCTTTTCGACGCCCGTTGCGCCACCCGTACAACGGCCTTGAGAGGCGTATTCAGGTACTATGAACTGATGGCCCCGGTTCTGGAGGAAGAGGATATCGTCTATCTGGGTGAAGGGCATACCCCGGTGGTGGAGGCCAGTCGAAAGTTGCGAGATCTCATCGGCCAGCCCATGGCCTTCAAAAACGACGGCCAGAATCCGAGCGCCTCGTTCAAGGATCGGGGCATGGCATGCGCTTTCAGCTATCTCAAGCATCTGATAAGACAGCATGGGTGGGATCACGTCATTGCCATTTGCGCTTCCACTGGAGACACCTCGGCGGCCGCAGCCCTCTATGCGTCCTACGTGGGTGAACCGATCAGGACCGTGGTCATTCTGCCCCAGGGTAAAGTCACAGCCCAGCAGATGGCCCAGCCTCTCGGGCACGGGGCCATGGTTCTTGAGGTTCCTGGAGTCTTTGACGACTGCATGAAGGTGGTCGAGCATCTGGCCGATTCGTATCGGGTGGCCCTGCTCAATTCGAAGAATGCCTGGCGCATTTTGGGGCAGGAGAGCTACGCCTACGAGATCGCCCAATGGTACAGATGGGACTTGAGAGGTCAGGCCATTTTTGTTCCCATCGGCAACGCGGGGAACATCACGGCCATTTTAAACGGATTTCTCAAGCTCGCCGATTTGGGGATCATCGACCGCCTTCCGCGGATTTTCGGCGTCCAGTCGAGCCATGCTGATCCGGTCTTCAGATATTACAACGCAGATCCCGCAATCCGAGCCTGGGCCCCTGTTCAGGTCCGTCCGAGCGTGGCTCAGGCGGCCATGATCGGCAATCCTGTATCGTTTCCGAGGGTCAGGGCTTTGGTCGACCGCTATGTCCGCTTGGCCGGAGAGGATTTTTTCCACGTGGTTCAGGTGGAGGAACAGGCTATCATGGAGGCCATGCTCACGGCCAACGCCCACGGCCACATCGCCTGCACTCAGGGCGGGGAATGTCTTGCAGGCCTCATCAGGGCCCGTGAGCTTGGCCTTCTGGAGCGCGACGAACACGCTATTCTCGACGCAACGGCCCACATGCTGAAATTCATCGGCTTTCAGAATCAGTATATGGAGAATGGGTTTCCGGCCGAATATGAGATCACGCCGGATACCGGACGGACCAACGCGCCCAGTCTGGTCATCGACCCGAAGGAAAAGGATACACTCGATCCCGAAACCTTCACCTTGACCGCGGCGTCCAACGTGGCCTCCCGGCTGGGTCTGGCCAAGAGATGA
- a CDS encoding 4-hydroxybenzoate octaprenyltransferase: MAKQFFKAMGIFVRMVKIEHSVFALPFAILGLVWSSNGAPGWAATILLILAMVAVRSFAMGFNRLVDLPFDRDNPRTRGRPLVTGELSVAGTKFLLLICAGLFILACAGLNQLCLALAPYALLWSAFYSYTKRFTPFCHFFLGTVLGLAPIAGWLAHDPTLTLPSTMLAFGVLFWVAGFDILYATQDVEFDRSRGLHSMPADLGLKTALALACFSHVTASLFFGFAGWAYGAGWIYFLTWGIVSAVLLSEHLLVDENSLSRVNLVFFTANGFIAIVFMAGALADIYILRA; the protein is encoded by the coding sequence ATGGCAAAACAGTTTTTCAAGGCCATGGGCATCTTCGTCAGGATGGTCAAGATCGAGCACTCGGTCTTTGCTCTGCCTTTTGCTATTCTCGGCTTGGTCTGGTCCTCCAACGGCGCTCCGGGATGGGCAGCCACGATCCTTCTGATTCTGGCCATGGTGGCTGTACGGTCGTTTGCCATGGGGTTTAACCGACTAGTCGACCTTCCTTTTGACCGTGACAATCCGAGGACGCGCGGTCGGCCTCTGGTGACCGGTGAACTTTCGGTTGCCGGGACCAAGTTTCTGCTTCTGATTTGTGCCGGACTCTTTATTCTGGCCTGCGCCGGTTTGAACCAGTTGTGTTTGGCCCTGGCCCCTTATGCCCTCCTCTGGTCGGCCTTTTACTCCTATACCAAGCGTTTCACCCCGTTCTGTCATTTTTTTCTTGGTACGGTGCTCGGCTTGGCTCCCATTGCAGGATGGTTGGCCCACGATCCGACCCTGACTCTACCGTCCACCATGCTCGCATTCGGAGTTCTGTTTTGGGTCGCCGGGTTCGATATTCTGTACGCCACCCAGGACGTCGAATTCGACCGCTCCAGGGGGCTGCACTCCATGCCGGCGGATCTCGGCCTGAAAACGGCTTTGGCTCTTGCTTGTTTCTCTCACGTCACAGCATCGCTTTTTTTCGGATTCGCCGGGTGGGCGTACGGTGCAGGCTGGATCTATTTTCTGACCTGGGGGATCGTTTCAGCAGTTCTTCTGAGTGAGCACCTCCTGGTTGACGAAAACAGCCTTTCTCGTGTGAACCTTGTTTTTTTCACTGCCAACGGGTTCATAGCCATCGTCTTTATGGCCGGCGCCCTGGCCGACATCTATATATTGAGAGCCTGA
- a CDS encoding tyrosine--tRNA ligase → MKDIDTALEQIRRGSVEIIDEKELREKLETGRPLRVKVGFDPTAPDLHLGHTVLIQKLKHFQELGHQAIFLIGDFTGMIGDPSGKSETRKKLSREQVLENAETYKRQIFKILDPDRTEIRFNSEWMDTLTAADFVELCSKYTVARMLERDDFEKRFKGNQPIAIHEFLYPLAQGYDSVALNADVELGGTDQKFNLLMGRTLQREAGQTPQVVLTMPILEGLDGVQKMSKSLGNYIGIDEPPNEMFGKMMSISDELMWRYFELLSDRSLDELAKLRRSVAEGQCHPMKIKEDLAQEIVSRFHGPQQGQEAKTYFECVFCRQQDPEDMPVVEAVCGTALIEVLDASGLCCSRGEIRRLIKQNAVSMDGEKVKAPETVVTAGEHICKVGKKRFLRVVAKEQ, encoded by the coding sequence ATGAAAGACATTGACACGGCACTGGAGCAGATCCGTCGAGGAAGTGTCGAGATCATCGACGAAAAGGAACTGCGCGAGAAACTAGAAACAGGCAGACCGTTGCGGGTCAAGGTCGGGTTCGACCCCACGGCCCCGGATCTCCATCTCGGACACACAGTCCTGATTCAAAAGCTCAAGCATTTTCAGGAACTCGGACATCAGGCCATATTTTTGATCGGCGATTTCACGGGGATGATCGGCGATCCCTCAGGCAAATCCGAGACTAGGAAAAAATTGTCGCGGGAACAGGTTTTGGAAAACGCCGAGACATACAAGCGTCAGATTTTCAAAATCCTCGACCCGGACCGAACCGAAATCCGTTTCAACTCAGAGTGGATGGACACACTGACCGCAGCCGATTTCGTGGAACTTTGTTCAAAATACACGGTGGCTCGGATGCTGGAACGGGACGACTTCGAGAAGCGCTTCAAGGGAAACCAGCCAATCGCCATCCATGAATTCCTCTACCCTCTGGCCCAAGGGTACGACTCGGTCGCTCTGAATGCTGATGTCGAACTGGGCGGCACGGACCAGAAGTTCAATCTGCTCATGGGTCGGACCTTACAACGAGAGGCCGGCCAAACCCCCCAGGTCGTATTGACCATGCCCATCCTTGAGGGCCTTGATGGGGTGCAGAAGATGAGCAAGTCACTGGGTAACTACATCGGGATCGATGAGCCTCCAAACGAGATGTTCGGAAAGATGATGTCCATTTCCGATGAACTCATGTGGCGATATTTCGAACTCCTGTCGGACAGAAGTCTGGATGAGCTCGCAAAGCTTCGACGATCCGTGGCTGAAGGACAATGCCACCCGATGAAAATCAAGGAGGATTTGGCTCAGGAGATTGTTAGCCGATTCCACGGGCCCCAACAGGGCCAGGAGGCCAAAACGTATTTCGAGTGCGTCTTCTGCCGGCAGCAGGATCCCGAGGATATGCCTGTGGTCGAGGCCGTCTGCGGGACGGCTTTGATCGAGGTGCTGGATGCCAGTGGCTTGTGCTGCTCCAGAGGGGAAATCCGCAGACTTATCAAGCAGAATGCGGTGTCAATGGACGGAGAGAAGGTCAAAGCCCCGGAAACAGTGGTCACGGCCGGTGAACATATCTGTAAGGTCGGGAAGAAGCGATTTCTTCGGGTGGTGGCCAAGGAACAATGA
- the rny gene encoding ribonuclease Y has product MLGTIIISSLLSLVVGALGGFMARKYILDKEYGNAKRLAERILEESRKESQAHKKEMLLQAQDDIFRQKQELDREFKDREKNIKKQEERLLEKEERVERKREEVTTRESELVHVEKSLAQKERDLGEREEGVKLLADQHQARLEEISGLTAEEAKVRLFEEVESRTRHEAAKMIRVIEMEAQESASRKAKEILATAIQRYTGDYVSEHTVTAVQLPSEDMKGRIIGREGRNIRALEAATGVDLIIDDTPETVILSAYSPLRREVAKQALERLISDGRIHPARIEDIVRKVEKEMDIKLREIGEQATFDVGVHGIHPEIVRLLGHLRYRTSFSQNVLQHSLEVAFLCGIMAAELGIDVKKAKRAGLLHDLGKAVDHEVEGPHAQIGADLAKKYGESKEIIHAIAAHHEDVAPSTVLAVLVQAADSLSGARPGARKELLENYVKRLEDLENIATGFEGVARAYAIQAGRELRVMVDCERISDEKIFLVCKDISKKIEENLTYPGQIKVTVIRERRAVGFAK; this is encoded by the coding sequence ATGTTGGGCACAATTATCATTTCATCGTTGCTTTCTCTAGTTGTTGGTGCTCTTGGCGGATTCATGGCCAGAAAGTATATTCTGGACAAGGAGTACGGCAACGCCAAACGCTTGGCAGAACGAATTCTTGAAGAGTCTCGGAAGGAGTCTCAGGCACACAAAAAGGAAATGCTTCTGCAGGCCCAGGACGATATTTTTCGCCAGAAGCAGGAATTGGATCGCGAATTCAAGGACCGGGAAAAAAATATCAAGAAGCAGGAGGAAAGACTGCTTGAAAAAGAGGAGCGGGTCGAGCGGAAACGAGAGGAGGTGACCACAAGGGAGAGTGAGCTGGTTCATGTTGAGAAGTCCTTGGCCCAAAAGGAGCGGGACCTTGGTGAACGCGAAGAAGGTGTCAAGCTTTTGGCGGATCAGCATCAGGCCCGACTGGAGGAGATTTCAGGTTTGACGGCCGAGGAGGCCAAGGTCAGATTGTTTGAGGAGGTTGAGAGCAGGACCCGGCATGAGGCGGCAAAGATGATTCGGGTCATCGAGATGGAGGCCCAAGAGTCGGCTTCTCGGAAGGCCAAGGAAATTTTGGCCACGGCGATACAGCGTTACACGGGCGATTATGTGTCCGAGCACACGGTGACGGCCGTTCAGCTCCCAAGCGAAGACATGAAAGGCCGGATCATCGGTCGCGAAGGTCGGAATATTAGGGCGCTCGAGGCGGCAACCGGGGTGGATCTGATTATCGACGACACTCCTGAAACGGTCATTCTTTCAGCCTATAGCCCCCTTAGAAGAGAAGTTGCCAAGCAAGCTCTGGAGCGCCTAATTAGCGATGGACGAATCCATCCAGCCAGAATTGAGGACATCGTCCGCAAGGTTGAGAAGGAGATGGACATCAAGCTTCGGGAAATCGGAGAGCAGGCAACCTTCGATGTCGGAGTCCACGGCATCCATCCGGAAATCGTACGATTGCTCGGTCATTTGCGATACAGGACCAGCTTCTCACAAAATGTCCTTCAGCACTCACTGGAAGTGGCCTTTCTTTGCGGAATAATGGCCGCTGAACTTGGTATTGACGTCAAAAAGGCAAAAAGAGCCGGGCTCCTCCATGACCTGGGCAAGGCCGTGGACCACGAGGTCGAGGGCCCGCATGCCCAGATCGGAGCAGATTTGGCCAAGAAATACGGCGAGTCCAAGGAGATCATCCACGCCATTGCAGCACATCACGAGGACGTTGCTCCGAGCACTGTCCTTGCGGTTTTGGTCCAGGCGGCGGACAGCCTGTCTGGTGCCAGGCCCGGGGCCAGAAAGGAACTTCTGGAGAATTACGTGAAGCGGCTGGAAGATCTGGAGAACATTGCAACGGGCTTCGAGGGAGTGGCCAGAGCCTACGCCATTCAGGCCGGAAGGGAGTTGCGGGTGATGGTCGACTGTGAGCGGATCAGTGACGAAAAGATTTTCTTGGTATGCAAGGACATATCCAAGAAGATCGAGGAAAATCTGACATACCCGGGGCAGATCAAGGTTACGGTCATTCGTGAACGTCGAGCTGTTGGCTTCGCCAAATGA
- the zapA gene encoding cell division protein ZapA produces the protein MSNYAFEILGVQLSFRTDASSDRIEKAVALLEERYGTLSERGRSISKEKLLIFLALGLADDLLQVTDKVKSTDSRIEGLLHRMDNNGIS, from the coding sequence ATGTCGAATTATGCGTTTGAAATCTTGGGGGTACAGCTATCCTTCAGGACGGACGCAAGTTCGGATCGGATAGAAAAGGCTGTGGCGCTTCTGGAAGAGCGCTATGGTACGTTGAGCGAACGTGGCAGAAGCATCAGCAAAGAGAAATTGTTGATATTCCTCGCTCTAGGATTGGCCGATGATCTTTTGCAAGTGACAGATAAAGTCAAATCGACCGATTCGAGAATCGAAGGACTTTTACATAGAATGGACAACAACGGAATATCGTGA
- the glmU gene encoding UDP-N-acetylglucosamine diphosphorylase/glucosamine-1-phosphate N-acetyltransferase produces MQRVGALVLAAGKGTRMHSPKPKVLQTMIGEPLLWYVYRALEGFVGDRIWTVVGFGADQVKSSFQARSSRFVFQEKQLGTGHALQVAWPRLIESGIEHVIILNGDVPCVPKSIVADIVSEHIGKMSDLTIATTRLEDPGPYGRVFRDISGRIKRIVEAKDVRVEDGSKTVNEVNVGIYMLRLGSVGNVLGGLSNENMQKEYYITDLVGLADQAGLSVNSVTSMDSEALAGVNTPIELAEVEETARKEIVSDWMGRGVVIHNPRQVWIGPRVMIESGCSICGPCHIFGESRITSGSIIDAYCHIQDAVLRACQIRPFTHIEKSSVDVGSVIGPYSRLRPGTDIGTDSRVGNFVEVKNTKLGRNSKAGHLAYLGDSVIGDDVNIGAGTITCNYDGRRKHQTRIDDGAFIGSNTALVAPVVVGSKALVGAGSTITKDVPDDSLAIARSQQKNIRRKQS; encoded by the coding sequence ATGCAACGGGTGGGGGCACTGGTTCTGGCTGCAGGTAAAGGCACAAGGATGCATTCCCCAAAACCAAAAGTGCTGCAGACAATGATTGGAGAACCCCTGCTCTGGTATGTCTATCGAGCATTGGAGGGGTTTGTCGGAGACCGAATCTGGACAGTCGTCGGATTCGGAGCAGATCAGGTAAAGTCTTCCTTTCAAGCCAGATCTTCACGGTTTGTCTTTCAAGAAAAGCAACTCGGCACAGGGCATGCCCTCCAAGTGGCCTGGCCGCGACTTATCGAAAGTGGCATCGAACACGTGATTATTCTGAACGGTGACGTGCCTTGCGTTCCGAAAAGCATCGTGGCTGACATCGTGTCCGAGCATATTGGGAAAATGAGCGATCTGACCATCGCGACCACTCGGCTCGAAGATCCAGGCCCGTACGGAAGAGTTTTTCGTGATATTTCGGGACGGATTAAGCGAATCGTCGAGGCCAAGGACGTGCGGGTGGAAGATGGCTCGAAAACTGTGAATGAAGTGAACGTCGGAATATACATGCTCAGATTGGGCTCCGTCGGAAACGTCCTCGGGGGATTGTCCAATGAAAACATGCAGAAGGAGTATTATATTACCGATTTGGTCGGCCTGGCTGATCAGGCTGGCTTGTCGGTAAACTCTGTGACAAGCATGGACAGTGAGGCCTTGGCAGGTGTCAACACACCGATCGAGTTGGCCGAGGTGGAAGAGACGGCCCGAAAAGAAATCGTTTCGGATTGGATGGGCCGGGGTGTAGTGATCCACAATCCCAGACAGGTTTGGATAGGCCCGAGAGTGATGATCGAGAGTGGCTGTTCTATTTGCGGACCATGCCACATTTTTGGAGAGAGCAGGATCACGTCGGGATCTATAATCGATGCCTACTGTCACATTCAGGACGCTGTCCTCAGGGCTTGCCAAATCAGGCCTTTTACACATATAGAAAAATCAAGCGTCGATGTTGGCTCGGTGATAGGTCCGTATTCTCGTCTTCGTCCGGGGACTGACATCGGCACCGATTCGAGGGTAGGGAATTTCGTGGAAGTCAAAAACACGAAACTCGGTCGCAACAGCAAAGCTGGGCACTTGGCGTATTTGGGGGACTCCGTAATTGGTGACGATGTGAACATTGGAGCCGGAACGATCACCTGCAATTACGATGGACGGCGTAAGCACCAGACCCGCATTGATGATGGGGCCTTTATTGGCAGCAACACGGCACTTGTCGCGCCTGTTGTCGTAGGCAGCAAGGCTCTGGTGGGTGCTGGTTCTACCATAACCAAGGATGTTCCGGATGATAGTTTGGCCATAGCTCGGTCCCAACAGAAGAATATTCGTCGAAAACAATCTTGA
- a CDS encoding F0F1 ATP synthase subunit epsilon has product MANSIHLEIVTPDRKLLDEHVEYVGAPGVNGEFGVLPHHIPFLSALGIGSLYYKINGKKYYVFVSGGFAEVTPTKVSVLAEVAEKAEEIDVERARKAKERAEQRLRQQQEKIDNARAQATLARAMQRLKCRECAQSEGTLR; this is encoded by the coding sequence ATGGCTAACAGCATTCACCTCGAAATCGTCACTCCGGATCGAAAACTGTTGGACGAGCACGTCGAATATGTTGGCGCTCCTGGAGTGAACGGCGAGTTCGGAGTGCTGCCTCACCATATTCCCTTTCTTTCGGCCCTTGGCATCGGCAGCCTGTACTACAAGATCAACGGAAAAAAATACTATGTATTCGTTTCCGGGGGCTTTGCCGAGGTCACACCGACCAAGGTGTCCGTACTGGCTGAAGTGGCCGAAAAAGCCGAAGAAATTGATGTGGAACGCGCTCGAAAAGCCAAGGAAAGGGCCGAGCAGCGTTTACGGCAGCAGCAGGAAAAGATAGACAATGCCCGTGCCCAGGCTACATTGGCCAGGGCTATGCAACGGCTGAAATGCCGCGAGTGCGCCCAGTCGGAAGGAACCCTCCGCTAG